In Bacillus thuringiensis, the DNA window AGATTATTAAACAATAAATTACATAATTCGACAAGAAAACTCCTATGTTGTTGTAGAACAATGTAGGAATTTTTTTGTGCATTAGTACAGAATCTGTTTTAAAATTAAATTATGACAGAATTATAACAATTATCTAACTAATATTCTTGTCTTTAAGTAGTAATGTTTGTAGTAGAAACTCGCACGCTGTCGAAACTCAATATTCGATAAGGGGTGTGTAGCGGAATGGAATTTACTCTAACTCGCGAAAAACAAATGATTAAAGAAATGGTACGTGATTTTGCTGAAAAGGAAATCGCACCGAAAGCTGTATATTATGACAAAACTGCGGAATTTCCATATGAAACATTTCAAAAAATGGGCGAACTAGGATTATTAGGAATCCCATTCCCTGAAGAGTATGGGGGTTCAGGTGGCGATACTGTATCGTACGCGTTAGCAGTTGAAGAAATTGGTCGTGCTTGTGGTGGAACAGGATTAAGTTACGCTGCAACAATTTCATTAGGTGCTTCTCCAATTTATTATTTCGGTACAGAAGAACAAAAACAGAAATATTTAGTTCCAATGGCATCAGGTAAAACTTTAGGTGCTTTCGGATTAACTGAGCCAAACGCTGGATCTGATGCAGGTGGCACACAAACGAAAGCTGTATTAGATGGAGACGAGTATGTTATTAGTGGCGAAAAGTGTTGGATTACAAATGCAGAGTATGCAAATACAATTATTGTAACCGCTATCAATGGTGTTGAAGATAATGGAAGAAAACGTATTTCGGCATTTATCGTACCGACTACAAGTGAAGGATTAACGATCTCAAGCCCTTACGATAAAATGGGTGTTCGTGCTTCTAATACATGTGAAATCGTACTTGATGGTGTACGTGTACCGAAAGAAAATATTCTTGGTGATGTAAATAAAGGATTTAAACAATTCTTATATACACTTGATGGAGGACGTATTTCAATCGCAGCATTAGCTGTTGGTATTGCGCAATCTGCATTTGAACGTGCACTGCAATATGCGAAAGAACGTCAACAATTTGGAAAGTCAATCTCTAATTTCCAGGCGATTCAATTTAAATTAGCTGATATGGCGACTGAAGTAGAGCTAGCACGTAATTTAGTACATAAAGCAGCTTGGTTAAAAGATAACGATAAACCTTTCGGTAAAGAAGCAGCTATGGCAAAACTTTTCGCATCTGAGGCTGCTAGTCGTATTGCAAATCAAGCAGTACAAATTCACGGTGGATACGGCTATATGCGTGAATATGAAGTGGAACGACATATTCGTGATGCAAAACTATTAGAAATTGGTGAAGGAACTTCTGAAATTCAACGTCTCGTAATTGCAAGACATTTAGGATGTAGATAAAAAGGAGGAATCACTATGTTTCAAAAAATATTAATTGCTAATCGCGGAGAAATCGCAGTTCGTATTATGAAAACTTGTCAAAAACTTGGCATTCGCACTGTTGCTATTTATTCTGAGGCTGATGAAAACGCCCTTCATGTAAAAATGGCAAATGAAGCTTACTTAGTAGGTGGGCCGCGTGTCCAAGAAAGCTATTTAAACCTTGAAAAAATTATTGAAATAGCTAAGAAGACAAACGCTGAAGCAATCCATCCAGGATATGGATTATTATCAGAGAATCCGTCTTTTCCGGTTCGCTGTAGAGAAGAAGGGATTGTATTTATCGGTCCATCAGAAGAAATCATTACGAAGATGGGAAGTAAAATCGAATCTCGTATTGCAATGCAAGCTGCAGATGTTCCAGTAGTTCCAGGTATTACTACAAATATTGAAACTGCTGAAGAAGCAATTGAAATTGCAAAACAAATTGGTTATCCATTAATGCTGAAGGCATCCGCAGGCGGCGGAGGCATTGGAATGCAGTTGATGGAAACTGAGCAAACGCTCACCAAAGCATTTGAAAGTAATAAAACAAGAGCACAAAACTTCTTCGGTAACGGGGAAATGTATTTAGAGCGCTATATTGCAGATGCACATCATATTGAAATTCAGCTTTTAGCAGATACACATGGTAACACAGTGTATTTATGGGAGCGTGAATGTTCAGTACAGCGCCGAAATCAGAAAGTAATTGAAGAAGCCCCTTCACCATTTTTAGATGAAGGTACAAGAAAAGCGATGGGTGAAGTTGCTGTACAAGCTGCAAAAGCTCTAGGATATACAAATGCTGGTACAGTTGAGTTTCTAGTAGATGATCAGAAGAACTTCTATTTCTTAGAGATGAATACGAGATTACAAGTAGAGCATCCAGTTACAGAAGAAATTACTGGTTTAGATCTTGTAGAACAACAACTTCTAGTTGCATATGGTGAGAAATTATCGTTTACACAAGATGATGTAAAACGTAGTGGTCATGCCATTGAGGCACGTATTTATGCAGAAGATCCGAAAACTTTCTTCCCATCACCTGGGAAAATTACAGATTTAACGCTTCCAACAAATGTACGTATTGATCACTTTTTAGAGAATCAAGTAACGATTACACCTTTCTATGATCCAATGATTGCGAAAGTCATTGCTCATGGTGAAACGCGTGAAGAAGCAATTTCGAAATTACATGATGCTTTGGAAGAATTAAAAGTAGAAGGTATTAAAACGAACACGCCAATGCTACTTCAAGTTTTGGAAGATGATGTGTTCAAAAATGGTATTTATACAACGGGTTTTGTAACGAAACAACTTGTTAAAAAATAAGACTTAACAATATTAAGGGGGAAAAAATGATGACGAAAGTATATGCATCGATGGCAGGAAATGTATGGAAGATTGTTGTAGGAGTAGGAGATACAGTAGAGGAAGAGCAGGATGTCGTCATTTTGGAATCTATGAAAATGGAAATTCCAATCATTTCAGAAGAAGCTGGCACAGTTATGAAAATTAGTGTGCAAGAAGGCGATTTTGTAAATGAAGGAGATGTATTACTAGAAATTGAATAGGGAGATATAGGGGGAAGCGAATTGAAACTACCTAATTTTGCTGTCATTAAAGAAGTCGGGCCACGCGATGGCTTACAAAATGAAAAAAAGATTGTTGGCACAAAAGATAAAGTAAAATGGATTCAACTACTTACAGAGGCGGGATTATCGTACGTTGAAGTTTCCTCATTCGTTCACCCTAAATGGGTCCCTGCATTAGCAGATGCAAATGATGTGTTTTCTGAGCTGAAAAGGGATCCAAATGTTACATATGCAGCGCTTGTTCCAAATCAAAATGGTTTGGAACGAGCTTTTTTGCAAAATGTAGATGAGGTGAATGTTTTTTTATCAGCAAGTGAATCTCATAATAAAAGTAATATTAATAAATCAATTAAAGAAGCATTAGTTGTCATTGAAGATATAACAAAGCAGGCAACGTTCGAAGGTAAAAAGGTAAGGGGCTATGTTTCTACTGTATTTGGTTGCCCTTATGAAGGGGACATAAGTGTCGAAGCAGTTGACGAATTATGTAATCAACTATTCTCATATGGCATTTATGAAATCTCTCTTGGTGACACGATTGGTGTAGCGAATCCGTTACAAGTAGAGCGAGTATTAGAACATTTATTAAAGAAATATGATGCTTTGCAGTTTGCAATGCACTTCCATAATACGTACGGAATGGCTCTGGCCAATGTAGTTAAGTCGTTAGAATATGGTATTACAACATTTGATAGTTCTTGTGGTGGTCTTGGGGGCTGTCCATATGCACCGGGAGCATCGGGCAATGTTGCAACTGATGACTTAGTTCATATGCTTCATAAGTTAGGAGTCCAAACGAATATTGATGAAGAGAAGTTATTGAGAGCGAGTCAATTTATTCAAAGTAAATTAAACATCCAATTACCAAGTCATGTGTATAGAGCGCTTCAACATAAAACGATAAGTAGGTGAGAAGATGCTACAATTACAAAACATTTCAGTTGATTATGTAACACCTCACGTAGTAAAGATTTCGTTATATCGTGAAAGACAAGCAAACTCATTATCTTTAGCGTTATTAGAAGAGTTACAAAACATATTAACTCAAATAAGCGAAGAGTCAAATACTCGTGTAGTTATTCTAACAGGTGCTGGGGAAAAAGCATTTTGTGCTGGTGCTGATTTAAAAGAACGCGCTGGTATGAATGAAGAACAAGTTCGCCATGCTGTTAGTATGATTCGCACTACTATGGAAATGGTTGAACAATTACCACAGCCAGTTATTGCTGCTATAAATGGAATCGCACTCGGTGGTGGCACGGAATTAAGTTTAGCTTGTGATTTTAGAATTGCTTCTGATACTGCAAGTCTTGGTCTTACTGAAACTACACTTGCAATTATACCAGGAGCAGGTGGTACGCAGCGTTTACCAAGATTAATTGGTGTTGGTAGAGCGAAAGAATTAATTTATACAGGCAGACGCATTTCAGCGCAAGAAGCAAAAGAATATGGTTTAGTAGAATTTGTTGTACCAGCTCATGTACTTGAAGAGAAAGCGGTTGAAATAGCAGAGAAAATTGCTAGTAATGGTCCTATTGCTGTTCGATTAGCAAAAGAAGCAATTTCAAACGGTATTCAAGTTGATTTACATACCGGATTACAAATGGAAAAACAAGCGTATGAAGGTGTAATCCATACGAAAGATAGATTAGAAGGATTACAAGCATTCAAGGAAAAACGCACACCAATGTATAAGGGGGAGTAAATATGTTAGACCAAAAACAACAATCGAATACATTTGAAGAACGAGTTGAAACGATTAAACAAGGCGGCGCACCAAAGTATCATGAACAAAACAAAGCAAAAGGAAAACTATTCGTTCGAGATCGCTTAGCTCTTTTATTTGATAATGGTGAATATGTAGAAGATGCATTATTTGCAAATTGTGAACAAACAGGATTACCTGCTGATGGTGTTATAACAGCAACGGGTAAAATACATGGTCGTACTGCATGCGTAATGGCAAATGATTCAACGGTAAAGGCTGGATCATGGGGCGCGCGTACAGTTGAAAAGATTTTACGTATTCAAGAAACGGCAGAAAAATTACGTGTTCCGTTATTTTATTTAGTTGACTCTGCTGGAGCGCGTATTACAGATCAAGTAGAAATGTTTCCAGGGCGCCGCGGTGCAGGAAGAATTTTCTACAATCAAGTGAAATTATCAGGTAAAGTTCCTCAAGTATGTTTATTATTTGGACCTTCAGCAGCTGGTGGCGCATATATTCCAGCCTTTTGTGACGTTGTAATGATGGTAGAAGGAAATGCATCTATGTATTTAGGGTCTCCTCGTATGGCTGAGATGGTTATCGGTGAAAAGGTAACTCTAGAAGAGATGGGCGGAGCTCGTATGCATTGCTCTGTATCAGGATGCGGAGATGTTTTATGTAAAACAGAAGAAGATGCGATTACACAAGCAAGACAATACATTTCATATTTTCCAAACAACTACTTAGAGAAGACTCCATTGGTTACACCTCAAGAACCGAAACAGTTCGAAAAAACGTTAGAACAAATCATTCCAGAAAATCAAAATGCTCCTTTCAATATGAAAGACCTTATTAGCAGAATTATTGATGAAGGTTCTTTCTATGAAGTGAAAAAACTATTTGCTCAAGAACTAATTACAGGTTTAGCACGTATTGATGGTAAGCCAATTGGTATTATTGCAAATCAACCGCGTATGAAAGGCGGCGTATTATTCCACGATTCAGCTGATAAAGCAGCGAAATTTATTAATTTATGCGATGCATATCATATTCCATTATTATTCCTTGCAGATGTACCTGGATTTATGATTGGTACAAAAGTAGAGCGTGCTGGTATTATTCGCCACGGTGCAAAAATGATTTCTGCAATGAGTGAAGCAACTGTACCGAAAATTTCTATCGTTGTTCGTAAAGCATATGGTGCTGGTTTATATGCAATGGCAGGTCCAGCCTTCGAACCAGATTGCTGCCTAGCATTACCGACAGCTTCTATTGCAGTAATGGGTCCAGAAGCGGCAGTCAATGCTGTATATGCAAATAAGATTGCAGCTTTACCAGAAGAAGAGCGTGATAGCTTCATTGCTGAAAAACGCGAAGAGTATAAGAAAGATATTGATATTTACCATTTGGCATCAGAGATGGTCATTGATGGTATTGTTCACCCAAACAATTTAAGAGAAGAGTTAAAGGGACGATTCGAAAT includes these proteins:
- a CDS encoding acetyl-CoA carboxylase biotin carboxylase subunit — its product is MFQKILIANRGEIAVRIMKTCQKLGIRTVAIYSEADENALHVKMANEAYLVGGPRVQESYLNLEKIIEIAKKTNAEAIHPGYGLLSENPSFPVRCREEGIVFIGPSEEIITKMGSKIESRIAMQAADVPVVPGITTNIETAEEAIEIAKQIGYPLMLKASAGGGGIGMQLMETEQTLTKAFESNKTRAQNFFGNGEMYLERYIADAHHIEIQLLADTHGNTVYLWERECSVQRRNQKVIEEAPSPFLDEGTRKAMGEVAVQAAKALGYTNAGTVEFLVDDQKNFYFLEMNTRLQVEHPVTEEITGLDLVEQQLLVAYGEKLSFTQDDVKRSGHAIEARIYAEDPKTFFPSPGKITDLTLPTNVRIDHFLENQVTITPFYDPMIAKVIAHGETREEAISKLHDALEELKVEGIKTNTPMLLQVLEDDVFKNGIYTTGFVTKQLVKK
- a CDS encoding acyl-CoA dehydrogenase produces the protein MEFTLTREKQMIKEMVRDFAEKEIAPKAVYYDKTAEFPYETFQKMGELGLLGIPFPEEYGGSGGDTVSYALAVEEIGRACGGTGLSYAATISLGASPIYYFGTEEQKQKYLVPMASGKTLGAFGLTEPNAGSDAGGTQTKAVLDGDEYVISGEKCWITNAEYANTIIVTAINGVEDNGRKRISAFIVPTTSEGLTISSPYDKMGVRASNTCEIVLDGVRVPKENILGDVNKGFKQFLYTLDGGRISIAALAVGIAQSAFERALQYAKERQQFGKSISNFQAIQFKLADMATEVELARNLVHKAAWLKDNDKPFGKEAAMAKLFASEAASRIANQAVQIHGGYGYMREYEVERHIRDAKLLEIGEGTSEIQRLVIARHLGCR
- a CDS encoding acetyl-CoA carboxylase biotin carboxyl carrier protein subunit, whose translation is MMTKVYASMAGNVWKIVVGVGDTVEEEQDVVILESMKMEIPIISEEAGTVMKISVQEGDFVNEGDVLLEIE
- the mvaB gene encoding hydroxymethylglutaryl-CoA lyase; translated protein: MKLPNFAVIKEVGPRDGLQNEKKIVGTKDKVKWIQLLTEAGLSYVEVSSFVHPKWVPALADANDVFSELKRDPNVTYAALVPNQNGLERAFLQNVDEVNVFLSASESHNKSNINKSIKEALVVIEDITKQATFEGKKVRGYVSTVFGCPYEGDISVEAVDELCNQLFSYGIYEISLGDTIGVANPLQVERVLEHLLKKYDALQFAMHFHNTYGMALANVVKSLEYGITTFDSSCGGLGGCPYAPGASGNVATDDLVHMLHKLGVQTNIDEEKLLRASQFIQSKLNIQLPSHVYRALQHKTISR
- a CDS encoding enoyl-CoA hydratase, yielding MLQLQNISVDYVTPHVVKISLYRERQANSLSLALLEELQNILTQISEESNTRVVILTGAGEKAFCAGADLKERAGMNEEQVRHAVSMIRTTMEMVEQLPQPVIAAINGIALGGGTELSLACDFRIASDTASLGLTETTLAIIPGAGGTQRLPRLIGVGRAKELIYTGRRISAQEAKEYGLVEFVVPAHVLEEKAVEIAEKIASNGPIAVRLAKEAISNGIQVDLHTGLQMEKQAYEGVIHTKDRLEGLQAFKEKRTPMYKGE
- a CDS encoding acyl-CoA carboxylase subunit beta; its protein translation is MLDQKQQSNTFEERVETIKQGGAPKYHEQNKAKGKLFVRDRLALLFDNGEYVEDALFANCEQTGLPADGVITATGKIHGRTACVMANDSTVKAGSWGARTVEKILRIQETAEKLRVPLFYLVDSAGARITDQVEMFPGRRGAGRIFYNQVKLSGKVPQVCLLFGPSAAGGAYIPAFCDVVMMVEGNASMYLGSPRMAEMVIGEKVTLEEMGGARMHCSVSGCGDVLCKTEEDAITQARQYISYFPNNYLEKTPLVTPQEPKQFEKTLEQIIPENQNAPFNMKDLISRIIDEGSFYEVKKLFAQELITGLARIDGKPIGIIANQPRMKGGVLFHDSADKAAKFINLCDAYHIPLLFLADVPGFMIGTKVERAGIIRHGAKMISAMSEATVPKISIVVRKAYGAGLYAMAGPAFEPDCCLALPTASIAVMGPEAAVNAVYANKIAALPEEERDSFIAEKREEYKKDIDIYHLASEMVIDGIVHPNNLREELKGRFEMYMSKYQVFTDRKHPVYPV